A genomic segment from Thiomicrorhabdus aquaedulcis encodes:
- a CDS encoding sensor domain-containing diguanylate cyclase, with protein sequence MSESTLNFSHLEAIANAMPDPIFIMGQDGTYLDLVGGQDRSRYADGSGLLGKKYQDVLPENMAKRFLKVVQRAIASGQLQEIEYQLANNEIQGIDATQTNNIDSLKGGQWYQARVYPLQAGTYSQPAVIWLAINITSRKHMEEQIEHLSSTDPLTNLFNRDFFLDLVDEELNKAKMNHQPLSLVKIDLDCFKRITDGFGHQAGDKAILTASHAIQSIVKELGYVGRLSCDQFMIVLPQVKAVDAFRIAKLAQKTISAQNIKLEDNTHTCLTSHAGVTELRDAQLDDSQSLFKRVNEALSALEGSREITRIM encoded by the coding sequence ATGAGCGAAAGCACGCTTAATTTTTCGCATCTTGAAGCCATCGCCAACGCCATGCCCGACCCCATTTTTATTATGGGACAAGACGGCACGTATTTGGATCTGGTGGGTGGACAAGATCGCAGTCGTTACGCCGACGGTTCTGGCTTATTGGGTAAAAAATACCAAGATGTTTTGCCCGAAAACATGGCCAAACGGTTTTTAAAAGTGGTGCAACGCGCCATCGCCAGCGGTCAACTGCAAGAAATAGAATACCAACTGGCCAACAATGAAATCCAGGGCATTGATGCAACCCAAACCAATAACATTGACAGCTTAAAAGGCGGTCAATGGTATCAAGCACGCGTTTACCCTTTGCAAGCCGGAACCTACTCGCAACCGGCGGTCATTTGGTTGGCCATTAACATCACCAGTCGTAAACACATGGAAGAACAAATTGAGCACTTGTCGTCTACCGACCCGCTAACCAACTTGTTTAACCGCGACTTCTTTTTAGACTTGGTGGATGAAGAGTTAAATAAAGCCAAAATGAACCACCAACCCTTATCACTTGTTAAAATTGACTTAGATTGCTTTAAGCGCATCACCGATGGATTTGGGCATCAGGCTGGCGACAAAGCGATTTTAACCGCCTCGCACGCGATTCAAAGCATTGTTAAAGAGTTGGGCTATGTTGGGCGGTTAAGTTGTGATCAATTTATGATTGTTTTGCCCCAAGTTAAGGCGGTGGACGCGTTTAGAATTGCCAAACTGGCGCAAAAAACCATCTCGGCACAAAATATTAAGCTCGAAGACAATACCCACACCTGCTTAACCAGTCATGCGGGTGTCACCGAGCTGCGCGACGCGCAACTTGACGACAGTCAAAGCCTGTTTAAACGAGTCAATGAAGCGCTGAGTGCTTTAGAAGGGTCGCGTGAAATTACGCGAATTATGTAA
- a CDS encoding DsrE family protein: protein MNRRTLLKNIGKTFLLGSLATTSTLMSLGAHAAPNPAAKVVYHVDFKDPTRYSATLTSINNIINYYESEFMEADVHLVFVGFGLRFTTDDPLKGTPYEADQELLTRQAELKGRLDALIKTRDVKVHLCDKTREEVNLPQSAVYPSIQFTASGVAKIAILQSQGYAYLKVQ, encoded by the coding sequence ATGAATCGACGCACACTGTTAAAAAACATCGGTAAAACCTTTTTACTGGGAAGTTTAGCCACTACTAGCACTTTAATGTCCTTAGGGGCACATGCCGCTCCAAACCCAGCCGCCAAAGTGGTATACCACGTTGACTTCAAAGACCCCACGCGCTATTCGGCTACGTTAACCTCAATTAATAACATTATTAATTACTACGAATCAGAATTTATGGAAGCCGACGTGCATTTGGTATTTGTTGGCTTTGGCCTACGTTTTACCACCGACGACCCATTAAAAGGCACGCCCTATGAGGCCGACCAAGAGTTGTTAACCCGTCAAGCCGAGCTAAAAGGTCGTTTAGACGCGCTGATTAAAACCCGTGATGTAAAAGTGCATTTGTGCGATAAAACCCGTGAAGAAGTCAACCTACCGCAAAGCGCTGTTTACCCTAGCATTCAATTTACGGCATCGGGGGTAGCCAAAATTGCCATCTTGCAAAGCCAAGGTTACGCGTATTTAAAGGTTCAATAA